The following are from one region of the Thiocapsa rosea genome:
- the secA gene encoding preprotein translocase subunit SecA, with product MVKHLFKKVFGSRNDRLVKTLLKSVARINALEPELEPLSDQALAAKTTEFRERLAAGADLDSLIPEAFAVVREASKRTLGLRHFDVQMVGGMVLNDGKIAEMRTGEGKTLVATLSAYLNALPGKGVHVVTVNDYLARRDAAWMGQIYHFLGLSTGVINSSGGTGPDSASFLFDLSYEPPVGQGYRHMRPVSRKETYAADITYGTNNEFGFDYLRDNMAFVAEQRVQRDPFYAIVDEVDSILIDEARTPLIISGPSEGSTDLYKQIDKVIPRLTRQPPITNEEGQPDFGPGDYSVDEKARQVYLSEEGHEHVEQMLVEIGLLAEEGGLYDPANIVLMHHVYAALRAHALFQKNVEYIVRDGQIIIVDEFTGRTMPGRRWSEGLHQAVEAKEGVAIQPENQTMASITFQNLFRLYPKLSGMTGTADTEAYEFQQIYGLEVVVIPTNQPMVRDDRGDLVYLTQEEKYEAIVEDIRDCIARGQPALVGTASIETSELIDRLLVEQKIPHEVLNAKQHEREAGIIAQAGRPGAVTIATNMAGRGTDIVLGGNLEAELEEAGPDADRAAIRAAWKERHAQVVAAGGLHVVGTERHESRRIDNQLRGRSGRQGDPGSSRFYLSLEDNLMRIFASDRVGKMMQKLGMQKGEAIEHPWVTKAIENAQRKVEGRNFDIRKQLLEYDDVANDQRKVIYRQRRELMDSVDVSDTVTAMRDDALTRLINTYVPPESLEEQWDVDGLGAALSEHFGGDWPIRKWLDEDDSLHEETLRARIHDTLTGAYTEREQLVGSPTMRQIETAVMLQTLDTHWKDHLAAMDYLRQGIHLRGYAQKNPKQEYKREAFEMFSAMLDSIKHDVVATLAKLQVQTQPGAAAEPAAGLGAAREREFEFKHERFEGFGQGPGSEDDAQPDGRDRASTRGAEDAHAQPYVRGDRKVGRNEPCPCGSGKKYKQCHGKAS from the coding sequence ATGGTCAAGCATCTGTTCAAGAAGGTCTTCGGCAGCCGGAATGACCGGCTCGTCAAGACATTGCTCAAGTCCGTCGCACGGATCAACGCCCTCGAGCCCGAGCTCGAGCCACTCTCCGATCAGGCCCTGGCCGCGAAGACGACTGAGTTTCGGGAGCGTCTTGCCGCGGGCGCCGATCTCGACAGCTTGATCCCCGAGGCATTCGCGGTCGTGCGCGAGGCGTCCAAGCGAACGCTCGGCCTGCGTCACTTCGACGTGCAGATGGTCGGCGGCATGGTGCTCAACGACGGGAAGATCGCCGAGATGCGCACCGGCGAGGGCAAGACCCTGGTCGCGACCCTCTCGGCGTACCTCAATGCGCTTCCGGGCAAAGGCGTTCACGTCGTCACCGTCAACGATTATCTGGCTCGGCGCGACGCCGCCTGGATGGGTCAAATCTACCATTTTCTCGGTCTGTCCACCGGCGTCATCAATTCGTCGGGCGGAACAGGTCCGGACTCGGCGTCGTTTCTCTTCGATTTGAGCTACGAGCCGCCGGTCGGTCAAGGTTACCGCCACATGCGCCCGGTCTCCCGCAAGGAGACCTATGCCGCGGATATCACCTACGGGACCAACAACGAGTTCGGGTTCGATTATCTGCGCGACAACATGGCCTTCGTGGCCGAGCAGCGCGTGCAGCGCGATCCCTTCTACGCGATCGTCGACGAGGTCGACTCCATCCTCATCGACGAGGCGCGCACCCCGCTCATCATCTCGGGTCCCTCCGAAGGGAGCACGGATCTCTACAAGCAGATCGACAAGGTCATTCCGCGACTGACCCGTCAGCCCCCCATCACCAACGAAGAGGGTCAACCCGACTTCGGTCCCGGTGATTATTCGGTCGACGAGAAGGCGCGCCAGGTTTATCTGAGCGAGGAAGGTCACGAGCACGTCGAGCAGATGCTGGTCGAGATCGGTCTTCTCGCCGAGGAAGGCGGTCTCTACGATCCGGCCAACATCGTCCTGATGCACCACGTCTATGCGGCGCTGCGTGCGCACGCGCTGTTTCAAAAGAACGTTGAGTACATCGTGCGCGACGGCCAGATCATCATCGTCGACGAGTTCACCGGCCGCACCATGCCGGGACGGCGCTGGTCGGAAGGTTTGCATCAGGCGGTCGAGGCCAAAGAAGGGGTTGCGATCCAGCCCGAAAACCAGACGATGGCCTCGATCACCTTCCAGAACCTGTTCCGGCTCTATCCCAAGCTCTCGGGCATGACCGGCACGGCGGATACCGAGGCCTACGAGTTCCAACAGATCTACGGTCTGGAGGTCGTCGTCATCCCGACCAACCAGCCGATGGTCCGCGACGATCGGGGCGACCTCGTCTATCTGACCCAGGAGGAGAAGTACGAGGCCATCGTCGAGGATATCCGGGACTGCATCGCCCGCGGTCAGCCTGCCTTGGTGGGTACCGCCTCGATCGAGACCTCGGAGCTGATCGACCGACTGCTCGTGGAGCAGAAGATCCCGCATGAGGTCCTCAACGCCAAGCAACATGAGCGCGAGGCCGGGATCATCGCCCAGGCCGGCCGCCCCGGCGCCGTCACCATCGCCACCAACATGGCCGGTCGCGGGACCGACATCGTCCTCGGCGGCAATCTTGAGGCCGAACTCGAGGAGGCCGGTCCCGACGCGGATCGCGCCGCCATCCGCGCCGCCTGGAAGGAGCGCCACGCCCAAGTGGTGGCCGCCGGCGGTCTGCATGTCGTGGGTACCGAGCGGCACGAGTCCCGCCGTATCGACAACCAGTTGCGCGGTCGCTCCGGTCGCCAAGGCGACCCGGGCTCCTCGCGTTTCTATCTGTCGCTCGAAGACAACCTGATGCGTATCTTCGCCTCCGACCGCGTCGGCAAGATGATGCAGAAGCTCGGGATGCAGAAGGGCGAGGCGATCGAGCACCCCTGGGTGACGAAGGCGATCGAGAACGCCCAGCGCAAGGTCGAGGGTCGCAACTTCGATATCCGCAAGCAGTTGCTCGAGTACGACGACGTCGCCAACGATCAGCGCAAGGTCATCTATCGCCAACGCCGCGAGCTGATGGACAGTGTCGATGTCTCCGATACCGTCACCGCGATGCGCGATGATGCGCTGACGCGCCTGATCAACACCTATGTCCCGCCCGAAAGCCTCGAAGAGCAATGGGACGTCGACGGACTCGGCGCCGCCTTGAGCGAGCACTTCGGTGGCGACTGGCCGATCCGCAAATGGCTCGACGAGGACGATTCGCTCCACGAAGAGACGCTGCGCGCGCGGATCCACGACACCCTGACCGGGGCCTACACCGAGCGCGAGCAGCTTGTCGGCTCGCCGACCATGCGCCAGATCGAGACGGCGGTCATGCTCCAGACCCTGGATACCCACTGGAAGGACCATCTCGCCGCGATGGACTATCTGCGCCAAGGGATCCATCTGCGCGGCTACGCTCAGAAGAACCCCAAGCAGGAGTACAAGCGCGAGGCCTTCGAGATGTTCTCCGCGATGCTCGACAGCATCAAGCACGACGTCGTCGCCACGCTCGCCAAGCTCCAGGTGCAGACGCAGCCGGGTGCCGCGGCCGAGCCGGCTGCGGGGCTCGGGGCAGCGCGAGAGCGCGAGTTCGAGTTCAAGCACGAGCGCTTCGAGGGGTTCGGTCAAGGTCCCGGGTCCGAGGATGATGCGCAGCCCGACGGTCGCGATCGGGCGAGCACCCGCGGAGCCGAGGACGCGCACGCTCAACCCTATGTCCGCGGCGATCGCAAGGTCGGCCGCAACGAGCCCTGTCCCTGCGGCTCGGGCAAGAAGTACAAACAATGTCACGGCAAGGCGAGCTGA
- the zapD gene encoding cell division protein ZapD, which produces MSTLMTFEHPLNERVRTFLRIEHLFERLNHFAPQYDAWATRVAVETLLDIAAVTARADVKNELLKELERNMTTLKRFGDQPGVDPRALEQVLGDLADAVGGVHGLSGPIGQIAREDDLLKSVAQRSSIPGGACSFDLPQFHHWLIQAPELRKARIDHWLQDLRPAERAIRLVLSLARTSASPRQVLAEGGFFQEALDVQAPAQMVRVGINGTGALYPEISGHKGRFSIRFMMTGTQGRPAQIPENIPFKLTCCVF; this is translated from the coding sequence GTGTCGACACTGATGACCTTCGAGCATCCGCTGAACGAGCGCGTCCGCACCTTCCTGCGGATAGAGCATCTGTTCGAGCGGCTCAACCACTTCGCACCTCAGTACGACGCCTGGGCGACCCGAGTCGCTGTCGAGACCTTGCTCGACATTGCCGCGGTGACCGCACGCGCAGACGTCAAGAACGAGCTGCTCAAGGAGCTTGAGCGCAACATGACCACGCTCAAGCGTTTCGGGGATCAGCCCGGGGTCGATCCACGGGCCTTGGAGCAGGTACTCGGCGACCTTGCGGATGCCGTCGGCGGCGTCCATGGCCTGTCCGGACCCATCGGGCAAATCGCCCGCGAGGACGATCTTCTCAAGAGCGTCGCCCAGCGCAGCAGTATTCCGGGCGGCGCCTGCAGCTTCGATCTGCCGCAGTTTCATCACTGGCTCATCCAGGCACCGGAGCTCAGGAAGGCACGGATCGACCACTGGCTTCAAGATCTGCGACCGGCGGAGCGGGCAATCCGTCTCGTCCTCTCGCTCGCCCGCACCAGCGCATCACCGCGTCAGGTGCTCGCGGAGGGCGGTTTCTTCCAGGAGGCGCTCGATGTGCAGGCGCCTGCGCAGATGGTGCGGGTCGGCATCAACGGGACCGGTGCACTCTATCCGGAGATCAGCGGGCACAAGGGCCGCTTCAGTATCCGTTTCATGATGACCGGCACTCAAGGACGGCCAGCTCAGATCCCGGAAAACATCCCCTTCAAGCTCACCTGCTGCGTCTTTTGA
- the yacG gene encoding DNA gyrase inhibitor YacG: MDTIVSCPRCGKSVVWGPESPWRPFCSKRCRLVDLGEWLDENHRIPGTEDDPDEDSPMSEH, from the coding sequence ATGGACACGATCGTCTCCTGTCCGCGTTGCGGCAAATCGGTCGTTTGGGGTCCGGAGTCGCCATGGCGCCCCTTCTGCAGCAAGCGCTGCCGTTTAGTCGATTTGGGCGAGTGGCTGGACGAGAATCACCGGATCCCCGGCACGGAGGACGATCCCGACGAAGATTCGCCGATGAGCGAGCATTAA
- a CDS encoding M23 family metallopeptidase — translation MPAPLTPAPPPAATEDLDVIASRVGEMQAELLRLNALGERLVQMSGLNPEEFDFTDPPPRGGAEDGPARDFTIREIASELGSMVSLVQDRKRKLEVLEDVIMDKGLAAQAMPSGWPVRSGYITSNFGFRVHPIKKRRLFHEGVDFASPRGTPIVAVADGVVTFSGRKGGYGRMVDIRHVNGLVTRYAHNQDNLVKEGQMVRQGQKIATVGSSGTATGPHVHFEVLKDGKAVDPFRYIDRQPRPVLAGGSEDQPG, via the coding sequence TTGCCCGCACCTCTGACCCCCGCACCCCCACCCGCTGCTACCGAAGATCTCGATGTCATCGCCTCGCGTGTCGGCGAGATGCAAGCCGAGCTTCTCAGGCTGAATGCACTCGGCGAACGTCTGGTGCAGATGTCAGGATTGAATCCCGAAGAGTTCGATTTCACGGACCCGCCGCCGCGTGGCGGTGCCGAAGACGGTCCGGCACGAGACTTCACGATTCGCGAGATCGCCAGCGAACTCGGCAGCATGGTCAGCCTGGTGCAGGATCGCAAGCGTAAGCTCGAGGTCCTCGAAGATGTCATCATGGACAAGGGCCTCGCCGCGCAGGCGATGCCCTCCGGTTGGCCGGTCCGCTCCGGTTACATCACCTCGAATTTCGGTTTTCGGGTCCATCCCATCAAGAAACGACGCCTCTTTCACGAGGGTGTCGACTTCGCAAGCCCACGCGGCACGCCGATTGTCGCGGTTGCCGACGGTGTCGTGACCTTCAGCGGTCGCAAGGGCGGATACGGGCGGATGGTCGACATCCGGCATGTCAACGGGCTGGTCACGCGTTATGCCCATAACCAGGACAACCTGGTCAAAGAGGGCCAGATGGTCCGGCAGGGACAGAAGATCGCGACGGTCGGATCCTCCGGAACCGCGACCGGCCCGCATGTCCACTTCGAGGTTCTCAAGGACGGCAAGGCGGTCGATCCTTTCCGTTACATCGACCGTCAGCCCCGGCCCGTGCTGGCCGGCGGGTCCGAGGATCAACCCGGTTAA
- a CDS encoding YdcF family protein, giving the protein MSTPGTIDRDEIGTFALTCLVGVAGLGLPFLVAFARVLAVGLRTKADGATGVVVVFGKRLVEDRPDRDYRARLETAARVAAVSSRRILILGGRTGGARITEAEAGEQMLRELPGDYELRIALEQTSHDTLTNLRNARELMAQSESREPLTLVSNRYHLARVGQMATSLGLRYRLCAAEDVATALRPSSLHRWLIEGFYVAWFATGKTWARLTRNRRMVARVT; this is encoded by the coding sequence GTGAGCACACCCGGAACGATCGATCGGGACGAGATCGGAACCTTTGCGCTGACCTGTCTGGTCGGGGTCGCGGGGCTGGGGCTTCCGTTCTTGGTCGCGTTCGCCCGCGTGCTCGCGGTCGGCCTGCGAACGAAGGCCGATGGCGCAACCGGCGTGGTCGTGGTCTTCGGCAAGCGCTTGGTCGAGGACCGACCGGACCGGGACTATCGGGCACGGCTCGAAACGGCCGCGCGGGTGGCGGCCGTTTCGAGCCGCCGCATCCTGATCCTCGGAGGCCGTACAGGCGGGGCACGCATCACCGAGGCCGAGGCGGGGGAGCAGATGCTGCGCGAACTCCCCGGCGATTACGAGCTGCGCATTGCGCTGGAGCAGACCTCGCACGACACCTTGACGAATCTGCGCAATGCGCGCGAGCTCATGGCCCAGAGCGAGTCGCGCGAGCCGCTGACACTCGTCTCCAATCGCTATCACCTGGCCCGGGTCGGTCAGATGGCGACCAGCCTCGGCCTGAGATACCGACTCTGCGCAGCCGAGGATGTCGCCACCGCGCTGCGCCCCTCGTCCCTTCATCGCTGGCTGATCGAGGGCTTCTACGTCGCCTGGTTCGCCACCGGCAAGACTTGGGCCCGCCTGACCCGCAACCGCCGCATGGTCGCCCGGGTGACCTGA
- a CDS encoding Nudix family hydrolase, whose translation MVGAISDPAGRVLVTKRPDHVHQGGLWEFPGGKLEPGESPEQGLARELAEELGIEVSDSRPLIRIRHHYGDRHVLLDVRCVRSYTGIPAGLEGQPLAWQRPETMDPACFPAADRPIIAALRLPGRMLITGPDPLRPEVFLARLARAVAGGIRLVQLRAHELDHADYRNLARDAFRLCEQSGARLLLNRDPGETLGIPRHGLHLRSQTLAGLSGRPGLPDDLVGASCHDAEDLLRAARIGLDYALLSPVQPTASHPEAVPLGWRRFAELADAATLPVYALGGLTGADLDLAREHGAQGVAAIRGFWPID comes from the coding sequence ATGGTCGGCGCGATTTCCGACCCGGCTGGACGCGTGCTGGTCACCAAACGTCCCGATCATGTCCATCAGGGCGGGCTGTGGGAGTTTCCGGGCGGCAAGCTCGAGCCCGGCGAGTCGCCCGAGCAGGGCCTTGCGCGCGAGCTGGCCGAGGAGCTGGGTATCGAGGTCAGCGACAGCCGTCCGCTGATCCGCATCCGACACCATTACGGCGACCGCCATGTCCTGCTGGATGTCCGGTGTGTTCGCTCCTACACGGGCATTCCGGCGGGCTTGGAAGGGCAGCCCCTCGCCTGGCAGCGCCCCGAGACCATGGATCCGGCCTGTTTCCCCGCTGCGGATCGTCCCATCATCGCCGCGCTGCGCCTGCCCGGGCGGATGCTGATCACGGGTCCCGACCCGCTCAGGCCCGAGGTCTTCCTCGCGCGGCTCGCGCGTGCCGTCGCGGGCGGTATCAGGCTCGTTCAGCTGCGTGCGCATGAACTGGATCACGCCGACTATCGGAATCTGGCACGCGACGCCTTCAGGCTCTGCGAGCAAAGCGGTGCACGTCTCCTCTTGAATCGCGATCCGGGCGAGACGCTCGGTATCCCGCGTCACGGCCTGCATCTCCGCAGCCAGACCCTCGCCGGACTGAGCGGGCGTCCGGGTCTGCCCGACGATCTCGTGGGTGCCTCCTGTCACGACGCCGAAGACCTCTTGCGGGCGGCGCGCATCGGGCTCGACTACGCCCTGCTCTCGCCAGTCCAGCCGACCGCCTCCCACCCCGAGGCCGTGCCGCTCGGCTGGCGCCGCTTCGCCGAGCTGGCGGATGCGGCGACACTCCCGGTCTATGCGCTGGGCGGCTTGACCGGAGCTGATCTGGATCTCGCCCGTGAGCATGGTGCGCAGGGTGTTGCGGCGATTCGAGGCTTCTGGCCGATCGATTGA
- a CDS encoding B12-binding domain-containing radical SAM protein — MHILLIKPKARLRSVLGLQAFQRMEPLELGYLAAAAGPEHDTRILDLRLAAWPELDLLDSLRRFRPDLVGITGYSHEASSVKRIASRVRRSLPGTTIVVGGHHATVAPRDYRIEAIDAIVRGEGCAPFAQIVGALAAGRGLEDIPQVLLPNRSWRDDEERLWPLFPDPAMLPLPRRDLWDTRHYRSIWTGEKLPRWHPLFPRVAMVRTSWGCRMKCSFCIVPHLCGGIHRTRPVQSVVEEIASLAVDHVYFCDDENFIDEPFAWALAEALEARGVKKRYFAWTRATTVNRSPELLRRWREIGLDAAFIGFEFPSDAELKRAAKGGTVAANERALERLRAMDVAVHAAFMVQPEYRALEFARLRDYVSRLPPVQCSFTVCTPSPGTPDYQAMQPRIWVDNPHDLHDCMHPLTPTALPLREFVRSFAEQAHVALEKVPMRVNRHLAAPDQMMRVALAGRKYHQGLASIDRDYPAALRGKTAAAISPEG; from the coding sequence ATGCACATCCTGCTGATCAAACCCAAGGCGCGACTGAGGTCCGTTCTCGGTCTTCAGGCGTTTCAACGCATGGAGCCCCTTGAGCTCGGCTACCTGGCCGCCGCGGCCGGCCCCGAGCACGACACCCGGATCCTGGATCTGCGCCTGGCCGCCTGGCCCGAACTCGACCTCCTCGACAGCCTGCGGCGCTTTCGCCCCGATCTGGTCGGCATCACCGGCTACAGCCACGAGGCGTCCAGCGTCAAGCGGATCGCCAGCCGAGTGCGCCGATCGTTGCCCGGAACAACCATCGTCGTCGGCGGACATCATGCGACCGTCGCCCCACGGGACTATCGGATCGAGGCGATCGACGCCATCGTCCGCGGCGAAGGATGCGCACCCTTCGCACAGATCGTCGGTGCGCTCGCCGCCGGCCGCGGGCTCGAAGACATCCCGCAGGTGCTGTTGCCGAATCGGAGCTGGCGCGACGACGAGGAGCGGCTCTGGCCTTTGTTTCCCGATCCCGCCATGCTGCCGCTGCCCAGGCGCGACCTCTGGGACACCCGCCATTACCGCAGCATCTGGACCGGCGAGAAGCTGCCGCGCTGGCATCCCTTGTTCCCGAGGGTGGCGATGGTCCGCACCTCCTGGGGCTGCCGCATGAAGTGCTCCTTCTGCATCGTGCCGCATCTGTGCGGCGGCATCCACCGCACGCGTCCGGTGCAGTCCGTGGTCGAGGAGATCGCCTCATTGGCTGTGGATCACGTCTATTTTTGCGACGACGAGAACTTCATCGACGAGCCCTTCGCCTGGGCGCTGGCCGAAGCCTTGGAGGCACGCGGCGTGAAGAAACGCTACTTCGCCTGGACCCGCGCCACCACCGTCAACCGCTCCCCGGAGCTGCTGCGACGCTGGCGCGAGATCGGCCTGGATGCGGCCTTTATCGGCTTCGAGTTCCCGAGCGACGCGGAGCTCAAGCGCGCGGCCAAAGGCGGAACCGTCGCCGCCAACGAACGTGCCCTGGAGCGGCTGCGCGCGATGGACGTGGCCGTGCATGCCGCCTTCATGGTGCAGCCCGAATACCGGGCGCTCGAGTTCGCGAGACTGCGCGACTACGTCAGCCGACTGCCGCCGGTGCAGTGCAGCTTCACCGTCTGCACGCCCTCCCCCGGCACCCCGGACTATCAGGCCATGCAGCCGCGGATCTGGGTCGACAACCCGCATGACCTGCACGACTGCATGCATCCCCTGACCCCGACGGCGCTGCCGCTTCGCGAGTTTGTGCGCTCATTCGCCGAGCAGGCCCATGTCGCCCTGGAAAAGGTGCCGATGCGGGTCAATCGCCATCTGGCCGCGCCCGATCAAATGATGAGGGTCGCTCTCGCCGGCCGGAAGTATCATCAGGGTCTCGCGTCCATCGATCGCGACTACCCCGCGGCGCTTCGGGGCAAAACGGCCGCCGCGATCAGTCCCGAAGGATGA
- the argJ gene encoding bifunctional glutamate N-acetyltransferase/amino-acid acetyltransferase ArgJ: protein MTRSEQPPSEPIASDQVQSEQTWLPVGGVRLAAGAAGIRYQGRDDLVILEFAPGSRCAAVFTRNAFCAAPVRVAKAHLGQAMPRYLLINAGNANAGTGRRGMADAESSCAALAVVGDCVAEEVLPFSTGVIGEHLPVARISAALPGLLSRLDASDWPAAARAIMTTDRVPKLVSRRFEIDGRTASITGIAKGAGMICPNMATMLAFIATDAAVSPDLLQACLGSAVARSFNAITVDGDTSTNDACVLAATGACGNSEIRDGASPGYAALQCAVDAVCVELATAIVRDAEGATKLVTVQVEGAADVEEARAVAYTIAHSPLVKTALFASDPNWGRILAAVGRAGLRDLDIDRVRIHLGEVLIVADGGRAPDYTEEAGAAVMAEPEILIRVLLGRGLAEAQVLTCDLSYEYVRINAEYRS, encoded by the coding sequence ATGACGCGGTCCGAGCAGCCCCCGTCCGAGCCCATTGCATCCGATCAGGTCCAGTCGGAACAAACCTGGCTCCCCGTCGGGGGTGTACGCTTGGCCGCGGGTGCGGCCGGCATTCGTTACCAGGGGCGTGACGATCTGGTCATCCTGGAGTTCGCTCCCGGCAGCCGATGTGCGGCCGTTTTTACCCGCAATGCCTTCTGCGCAGCGCCCGTGCGGGTCGCCAAGGCCCACTTGGGTCAAGCGATGCCGCGCTACCTGCTGATCAACGCCGGTAACGCCAACGCCGGGACAGGTCGGCGCGGGATGGCGGACGCCGAGTCGAGCTGTGCGGCACTCGCCGTTGTCGGCGACTGTGTCGCCGAGGAGGTCCTGCCCTTCTCGACCGGCGTGATCGGCGAGCATCTGCCGGTCGCTCGCATCTCCGCGGCATTGCCGGGCCTGCTCAGCCGATTGGATGCATCCGATTGGCCCGCTGCAGCGCGGGCCATCATGACCACGGATCGGGTGCCGAAACTGGTCTCGCGCCGCTTCGAGATCGACGGGCGCACCGCCTCGATCACCGGTATCGCCAAAGGCGCCGGGATGATCTGTCCGAACATGGCGACTATGCTGGCCTTCATCGCGACCGATGCCGCCGTGTCGCCCGATCTGCTCCAAGCCTGTCTAGGCTCAGCGGTCGCTCGGTCGTTCAATGCCATCACGGTGGATGGCGACACCTCGACCAACGATGCGTGCGTGCTTGCTGCAACCGGGGCCTGCGGGAATTCGGAGATCCGCGACGGCGCGTCGCCGGGATACGCTGCACTCCAGTGCGCCGTCGATGCGGTCTGTGTCGAGCTGGCGACCGCCATCGTGCGCGACGCCGAGGGTGCGACCAAGCTGGTGACCGTGCAGGTCGAAGGCGCTGCGGATGTGGAGGAGGCTCGCGCGGTCGCCTACACCATCGCCCATTCGCCCCTGGTGAAGACGGCGCTTTTTGCGTCGGATCCCAATTGGGGCCGTATCCTGGCCGCGGTCGGACGTGCGGGTCTTCGGGATCTCGATATCGATCGGGTCAGAATCCATCTCGGCGAGGTCCTGATCGTGGCCGACGGCGGTCGCGCACCGGACTATACGGAGGAGGCCGGAGCCGCCGTCATGGCCGAGCCCGAGATCCTGATCCGCGTCTTGCTTGGACGGGGTCTGGCCGAGGCGCAGGTCTTGACCTGCGATCTGTCCTATGAATACGTTCGGATCAACGCCGAATACCGCAGTTGA
- a CDS encoding DciA family protein, whose product MLRPGLAHVRELLQSNRLIRRHLEHRDRELALLGMVLSRLPDPLRAHCRDVVLSDGILTLFLDSPAWVTRARFMIEDLTRALEREGVAKVVAQVRVRSERDGMDALGPKPRGTVERQPNGGGRLTQQTRAHLLGAAEGMSDPALAEVFRRFANNHAPAAMTAAGDNRDSPESPGIVKTPAARSD is encoded by the coding sequence ATGCTTCGTCCGGGATTGGCCCATGTCCGCGAGCTACTTCAATCCAACCGCCTGATTCGCCGGCATCTTGAGCATCGCGACCGTGAATTGGCACTGCTCGGCATGGTCCTGAGCCGGTTGCCCGACCCGCTGCGTGCGCACTGTCGCGACGTCGTGTTGAGCGATGGGATCCTGACGCTTTTTCTCGATTCGCCGGCTTGGGTCACCCGCGCACGCTTCATGATCGAGGATCTGACCCGAGCCCTCGAGCGCGAAGGCGTTGCCAAGGTGGTTGCTCAGGTCCGCGTCCGTTCGGAACGCGATGGAATGGATGCCCTCGGGCCAAAACCGCGAGGGACGGTCGAGAGACAACCGAACGGCGGCGGGCGACTGACCCAACAGACTCGCGCCCATCTCCTCGGCGCAGCGGAAGGGATGTCGGATCCGGCCTTAGCCGAGGTCTTTCGACGTTTTGCAAACAATCATGCCCCGGCCGCCATGACGGCGGCCGGGGACAACAGGGACTCGCCGGAATCGCCCGGTATCGTTAAGACGCCTGCTGCGCGATCGGACTAG
- the lpxC gene encoding UDP-3-O-acyl-N-acetylglucosamine deacetylase, whose translation MLKQRTLKNVIRATGVGLHTGEKIPLTLRPAAPDTGIVFRRVDLDVPVEIKATPFNVGDTRLSTTLVKGDVRVSTVEHILSAFAGLGIDNAYVDVGAAEVPIMDGSAGPFVFLVQSAGVEEQNRAKRFIRIKRPVEVRDGDKYARFTPYNGFKVEFSIDFDHPAFHARSNRAIVDFSTSSFVKEISRARTFGFLREIEALRAQNLALGGSLDNAVVVDEYRVLNDEGLRYEDEFVKHKILDAIGDLYLLGHTLIGSFQAHKSGHALNNTLLRALVADVSAWEEVVFEDSAESPICYAHPVALA comes from the coding sequence ATGCTCAAGCAGCGTACCTTGAAGAATGTGATCCGGGCGACCGGCGTCGGCCTGCACACCGGCGAGAAGATCCCGTTGACCTTGCGGCCGGCGGCGCCCGATACGGGGATTGTTTTCCGTCGGGTGGATTTGGACGTGCCCGTCGAGATCAAGGCGACACCCTTCAATGTCGGCGATACTCGGCTGTCGACGACATTGGTGAAGGGGGATGTTCGCGTCTCGACGGTCGAGCACATCCTCTCGGCCTTTGCCGGGCTCGGGATCGACAACGCCTATGTGGATGTCGGCGCCGCCGAGGTGCCGATCATGGACGGCAGCGCCGGGCCATTCGTCTTCCTCGTCCAGTCGGCCGGCGTCGAGGAGCAGAACCGCGCCAAGCGTTTTATCCGGATCAAGCGGCCGGTCGAGGTTCGGGACGGCGACAAATACGCGCGCTTCACGCCGTACAACGGGTTCAAGGTGGAGTTCTCGATCGACTTCGATCATCCCGCGTTCCATGCGCGATCCAACCGTGCGATCGTCGACTTTTCGACCTCCTCCTTCGTGAAGGAGATAAGCCGGGCACGTACCTTCGGTTTCCTGCGGGAAATCGAGGCATTACGTGCACAGAATCTCGCGCTCGGCGGCAGTCTCGACAATGCCGTGGTGGTCGACGAGTATCGTGTCCTCAACGACGAGGGTCTACGTTACGAAGACGAGTTCGTGAAGCACAAGATCCTGGATGCGATCGGCGACCTCTATCTCTTGGGGCACACCCTGATCGGATCCTTCCAGGCGCACAAGTCCGGGCATGCACTCAACAACACCCTGCTGAGGGCTTTGGTGGCCGACGTCAGTGCTTGGGAAGAGGTGGTGTTCGAGGACTCCGCGGAGTCTCCGATCTGCTATGCACACCCGGTGGCGCTGGCCTAG